In one Acidobacteriota bacterium genomic region, the following are encoded:
- a CDS encoding sulfatase-like hydrolase/transferase: MMRRSYGVLLAAILAFPLLSCNLSRPSILLISVDSLRLDAAFGRHEGKPIAPRLTAFADQSLVFDQAISPAPWTTPAMMAVMTGHDAPTHGVEKHYQSLSRSVPTLAERFRASGYRTAAFTPAVTLRAEYGFDRGFEIFDYEPYGHDKISSPALSGKVIHRLEQWKKEPFFIWVHLWDPHYNYNPPTPYDEIFSRGERPPSLRVQCLKWIRDPVTAPQALFLQGLFWGEVRYTDRYVGEILDALEKQGLASRTVVAILADHGEAFMEHHWLGHTNRLDSTLIHVPLMLRYPSELRPSREHRTVSTAQLGASLLALAGLPREGFGSLPPLPLDTAESPRASESSPPGVLSQTVRRGCLTSLTRERWRYVIDHHDCREELFDLEEDPGETVNLAEREPRTLASMRQAMRQHLERARTSRVPRASLPSTVLEESETRLRSLGYMAAGGGGGTRRGDPTVCDGVIFAGPRDSLGDMEPEECPPEGAMGCLERFDHGNSDSRTDP, encoded by the coding sequence ATGATGCGGCGTTCCTACGGGGTGCTCCTGGCGGCGATACTCGCATTTCCGCTCCTGTCATGCAATCTGTCGCGACCTTCGATCCTGCTGATCTCCGTCGACTCGCTGCGTCTCGACGCCGCCTTCGGCCGACATGAGGGCAAACCCATCGCCCCCAGGCTCACAGCTTTCGCAGACCAGTCCCTGGTATTTGACCAGGCCATCAGCCCAGCACCCTGGACAACACCCGCCATGATGGCCGTGATGACCGGCCATGACGCGCCGACTCATGGCGTTGAAAAACACTACCAATCGTTGTCGCGAAGTGTTCCGACGCTGGCCGAACGTTTTCGCGCATCCGGCTACCGCACGGCCGCCTTCACACCTGCCGTGACCCTGCGCGCGGAGTACGGCTTCGACCGCGGCTTCGAAATCTTCGACTACGAACCCTACGGTCATGACAAGATCTCCTCGCCGGCCCTCAGCGGCAAGGTCATCCACCGGCTCGAGCAGTGGAAGAAGGAACCATTTTTCATCTGGGTTCATCTTTGGGATCCCCATTACAACTACAATCCCCCAACCCCGTACGACGAAATTTTCTCCCGTGGAGAACGACCGCCGAGCCTCCGTGTCCAATGCTTGAAATGGATCCGCGACCCTGTCACAGCACCACAAGCACTGTTTCTCCAAGGTCTTTTCTGGGGCGAGGTGCGCTATACCGACCGCTATGTGGGCGAAATTCTTGACGCCCTCGAGAAACAAGGGTTGGCCTCCCGCACAGTGGTGGCCATACTCGCCGATCATGGTGAAGCCTTCATGGAACACCATTGGCTGGGGCATACCAACCGCCTCGACAGCACGCTGATTCACGTACCCCTGATGCTGCGCTATCCCAGCGAACTGAGACCTTCCCGCGAGCATCGAACCGTTTCCACAGCCCAACTCGGGGCCAGCCTGTTGGCACTCGCGGGACTGCCTAGGGAGGGGTTCGGATCTCTTCCACCCCTTCCCCTGGATACAGCCGAATCCCCCCGTGCGAGTGAATCATCGCCCCCGGGCGTCTTGAGCCAAACGGTCCGCCGAGGCTGTCTGACCTCTCTGACCCGGGAACGCTGGCGCTACGTCATCGATCACCACGACTGCAGAGAAGAGCTCTTCGATCTCGAGGAGGATCCCGGAGAAACCGTCAACTTGGCCGAACGAGAACCCCGAACGCTGGCCTCCATGCGACAGGCGATGCGGCAACACCTCGAGAGGGCTCGCACAAGTCGCGTTCCCCGTGCCTCACTCCCATCCACCGTGCTGGAGGAATCGGAAACACGCCTGCGCTCTCTGGGCTACATGGCAGCAGGCGGGGGCGGGGGGACACGCCGCGGAGACCCCACGGTCTGCGACGGAGTAATCTTTGCGGGACCGCGGGACAGCTTGGGGGACATGGAGCCTGAAGAATGCCCGCCAGAAGGAGCCATGGGCTGCCTCGAGCGGTTCGACCATGGCAACTCGGACTCGCGGACCGATCCATAA
- a CDS encoding alkaline phosphatase family protein yields the protein MDLRPAASALLSGALRLATALALTIGLPLLTGCQGRGDSLILVTISGLRADSVTPESMPRLSSLMEEGISRRDMLTSVPDTIPALASLMTGQGPETLDCFFADRCRLPSHYSTLAESFAARGYRTAAFIGQGAVSPLTGLARGFQTFTSPGSVGDSPILPDETHRVHPRRIGWTPASVIADQVGAFFLKEGGSGSPKFLWVHLADPAYAASGADPQEHYRESLAAVDETIGYLRDALASFGLEGRTTLAVVALHGTAFGDGGETGHGLTLVPSVIRVVATVLPAESSGDAAPIPPGITAMASFLAPGVGLEPAPATDSHRPTCMTRWPSRLYGWPNREVTLGPSETPQGDAPALDDHQRQVLALMARANRARLEGDLFESTRILERARKLAPSALAPRSALAGLLGANVKGMSEERLALRRQLLTELEAWKPGSMTQALDLARTFKMLGDRSEALKLIRGTLSSVCTPGQTLAAAEMLTDIDAIDEAIAAIESVVEQETSPAPELQEWLGDLLLRSGNQYRARQAYQKALISPRARTPHLLAKLGDTLAGLGEADKALESYAAAVAADPSYRYPHAQAATILLEQGQIGAAAHAIAMSVPEGESPRDTAIRRARRLADRKLFAAATAEIDKLLAQMPGDEKLLVEKARLLRHQEKPGEARQILESVLENRPQSAKALTELAILAALEGDQQTAISLLDRAEPFAGASLAAQIRSENIFHLAGEASPLAQRAARFRGLSRRRPETSKP from the coding sequence ATGGATCTTCGACCCGCCGCCTCGGCTCTCCTCTCCGGGGCGCTCCGTCTGGCGACTGCTCTGGCGCTGACGATCGGATTGCCGTTACTCACCGGCTGCCAAGGAAGGGGAGACAGCCTGATCCTGGTCACCATCTCCGGCCTGCGAGCCGATTCCGTCACGCCGGAGTCCATGCCACGGCTCTCTTCCCTGATGGAAGAGGGCATCTCGCGGCGCGACATGCTCACCTCGGTCCCCGACACCATTCCCGCACTGGCATCGCTGATGACCGGGCAGGGCCCCGAAACGCTCGACTGCTTTTTTGCTGACCGCTGCCGCCTCCCGTCGCACTACTCCACACTCGCCGAATCGTTCGCGGCGAGAGGCTACCGAACCGCAGCCTTCATCGGCCAGGGGGCCGTCTCGCCACTCACCGGGCTCGCTCGAGGCTTCCAGACATTCACCAGTCCCGGCTCCGTCGGAGATTCTCCCATCCTGCCTGACGAGACGCACCGCGTTCACCCCCGCCGAATCGGGTGGACTCCCGCTTCGGTAATCGCCGACCAGGTCGGCGCTTTTTTCCTCAAGGAAGGTGGAAGCGGAAGCCCTAAGTTTCTCTGGGTGCATCTGGCGGATCCGGCCTACGCGGCGAGCGGAGCGGACCCCCAAGAGCACTACCGGGAATCACTGGCGGCAGTCGATGAGACCATCGGCTATCTGCGCGATGCGCTCGCCAGTTTCGGACTCGAGGGGCGCACCACCCTCGCCGTAGTCGCCCTCCACGGAACGGCTTTCGGTGATGGTGGCGAAACCGGGCATGGTTTGACCCTCGTCCCTTCCGTGATACGGGTAGTCGCCACCGTGCTGCCCGCCGAGAGTTCCGGGGACGCCGCCCCGATTCCCCCGGGAATCACAGCGATGGCCTCCTTCCTGGCCCCCGGCGTAGGCCTGGAGCCCGCCCCCGCTACGGATTCTCATCGCCCAACTTGCATGACCCGCTGGCCGTCCAGGCTTTACGGCTGGCCCAACCGAGAGGTCACACTCGGGCCTTCGGAGACACCCCAAGGGGATGCTCCAGCCCTCGACGACCACCAGCGCCAAGTGCTGGCATTGATGGCCCGAGCCAATCGAGCACGCCTGGAGGGGGATCTTTTCGAGAGCACCCGGATTCTCGAGCGAGCCCGCAAGCTCGCCCCCTCTGCACTGGCTCCCCGTAGCGCGCTCGCCGGTTTGTTGGGCGCCAACGTCAAGGGGATGTCCGAGGAACGGCTTGCCCTGCGCCGCCAGCTCTTGACAGAACTCGAGGCCTGGAAACCTGGGAGCATGACCCAAGCGCTGGATCTTGCCCGGACATTCAAGATGCTTGGAGACCGGAGCGAGGCACTCAAGCTTATTCGAGGGACGCTGTCTTCGGTCTGCACGCCTGGGCAGACGCTTGCAGCGGCCGAAATGCTGACCGACATCGATGCCATCGATGAGGCGATAGCAGCCATCGAGAGCGTTGTCGAGCAGGAAACATCGCCCGCCCCTGAATTGCAAGAGTGGCTCGGCGACCTGTTGCTACGTTCTGGCAACCAGTACCGGGCTCGGCAAGCCTACCAGAAGGCCCTGATCTCGCCCCGGGCCCGAACGCCCCACCTGCTGGCGAAGCTGGGCGATACTCTCGCCGGCCTGGGGGAGGCCGACAAGGCACTCGAGAGTTATGCAGCCGCCGTGGCTGCCGATCCATCCTACCGCTATCCCCACGCTCAGGCGGCCACGATCTTACTCGAGCAGGGCCAGATCGGTGCTGCCGCGCATGCCATCGCGATGAGCGTACCCGAGGGGGAGAGCCCACGAGATACCGCCATCCGTCGGGCTCGGCGACTGGCCGACCGGAAGCTGTTCGCGGCGGCTACGGCGGAGATCGACAAGCTTCTGGCCCAGATGCCCGGCGACGAGAAGTTGCTGGTGGAAAAAGCCCGCCTGCTCAGGCACCAGGAAAAACCCGGCGAGGCCCGGCAGATTCTCGAAAGTGTCCTGGAAAACCGCCCGCAGAGCGCCAAGGCTCTGACAGAACTGGCGATCCTCGCGGCCCTCGAGGGCGATCAACAGACGGCCATTTCCCTGCTCGACAGGGCCGAGCCCTTTGCCGGAGCCAGCCTCGCCGCACAGATTCGTTCGGAAAATATCTTCCACCTAGCCGGCGAGGCCAGCCCTCTAGCTCAACGGGCTGCTCGCTTTCGGGGGCTCTCGAGACGACGCCCGGAGACATCCAAGCCGTGA